In a single window of the Desulfovibrio sp. ZJ209 genome:
- a CDS encoding aldo/keto reductase, with protein sequence MRASFDDQLKRLGTDWLDIGMIHYVDSLANWKKVEEGGILDYALGLKKQGVIRALGLSSHNPKVALKAVEEGAIKVLMFSVNPCYDLQPADEDVEQLWNREKYKQPLTNMDADRARLYETCMERGVGITVMKAFGGGDLLHAERSLAGVALTAHQAIAYALDRPAVACVLAGARSLGELEECLSYGAPGSGGSDYADVLARFPRISWKGHCMYCGHCAPCTEYIDIAMVIKLLNLACAQNEVPETVREHYRALPARADACSQCGVCETRCPFEVKIREQMARAREVFS encoded by the coding sequence GTGCGGGCGTCGTTTGATGACCAGCTTAAAAGGCTCGGCACGGACTGGCTCGACATCGGCATGATCCACTATGTGGATTCGCTGGCCAACTGGAAAAAGGTGGAGGAGGGCGGCATCCTCGATTATGCGCTCGGGCTCAAAAAGCAGGGCGTCATCCGCGCCCTGGGACTTTCCAGCCATAATCCCAAGGTGGCGCTCAAGGCGGTGGAGGAGGGCGCCATCAAGGTGCTCATGTTTTCCGTCAATCCCTGTTATGACCTCCAGCCGGCGGACGAAGACGTGGAGCAGCTCTGGAACCGGGAAAAGTACAAGCAGCCCCTCACCAACATGGACGCCGACCGCGCCCGGCTGTACGAAACCTGCATGGAACGCGGCGTGGGCATCACCGTGATGAAGGCCTTTGGCGGCGGCGACCTCTTGCATGCCGAGCGCTCCCTCGCCGGCGTGGCGCTCACCGCGCACCAGGCCATCGCCTATGCCCTGGACAGGCCGGCCGTGGCCTGCGTGCTCGCCGGGGCCCGCAGCCTCGGGGAGCTTGAGGAATGCCTCAGTTACGGCGCGCCCGGGAGCGGGGGGAGTGACTATGCCGATGTCCTCGCCCGCTTCCCGCGCATCAGCTGGAAAGGGCACTGCATGTATTGCGGGCATTGCGCCCCGTGCACGGAATACATCGACATCGCCATGGTCATCAAGCTCCTCAACCTGGCCTGTGCGCAAAACGAGGTGCCCGAAACGGTGCGCGAGCATTACCGCGCATTGCCGGCCCGGGCCGATGCGTGCAGCCAATGCGGCGTTTGCGAAACGCGCTGCCCCTTTGAGGTAAAGATCCGCGAGCAGATGGCCCGCGCACGGGAAGTCTTTTCCTGA
- a CDS encoding DUF362 domain-containing protein encodes MKLLSRRTFVQGAALSLGAAALAPGLSLGAQKQDAAASPQKTPVTGSKKVTAAQAPGSVAKVYFSPVIDEASLIKLYNLVNEGIYGKVAIKVHTGEPNGPNILPRELVAALQKTIPDSAIVETNTLYEGGRYTTEGHRKTLEVNGWTFCPVDILDEKGDVSLPVRDGFHLKEVAMGKGITDYDSMLVLTHFKGHSSGGFGGSMKNIAIGCASGQLGKRQVHGTNLEGKPEFSTSAKKELFMELMADSAKAVIDHFGKHITYINVLRNISVDCDCAGTRAHAPTMKDIGILASNDLLAIDQAACDLVFAAPDSKDVIERIESRHGLRQLSAMREKKMGNPQYELITVE; translated from the coding sequence ATGAAACTCCTTTCCCGCAGAACTTTCGTTCAGGGCGCCGCCCTCTCCCTGGGCGCCGCCGCCCTTGCGCCGGGCCTCAGCCTTGGGGCGCAGAAGCAGGATGCCGCGGCTTCGCCGCAAAAGACCCCGGTCACAGGCTCCAAGAAAGTCACTGCGGCGCAGGCGCCGGGCTCGGTCGCCAAGGTGTATTTTTCGCCCGTCATTGATGAAGCGAGCCTTATCAAGCTGTATAATCTCGTCAATGAGGGCATTTACGGCAAGGTCGCCATCAAGGTGCACACGGGCGAGCCCAACGGCCCCAACATCCTGCCGCGCGAGCTCGTGGCCGCCCTGCAAAAGACCATCCCGGACAGCGCCATCGTGGAGACCAACACCCTCTATGAGGGCGGCCGCTACACCACCGAAGGCCACAGGAAAACGCTTGAGGTCAATGGCTGGACCTTCTGCCCCGTGGATATTCTCGATGAAAAGGGCGATGTCAGCCTGCCCGTGCGGGACGGTTTCCACCTGAAAGAGGTGGCCATGGGCAAGGGCATCACCGACTATGACTCCATGCTCGTGCTCACGCATTTCAAGGGCCATTCGAGCGGCGGCTTTGGCGGCTCCATGAAGAATATCGCCATCGGCTGCGCCTCCGGGCAGCTGGGCAAACGCCAGGTGCACGGCACCAACCTCGAGGGCAAGCCCGAGTTCAGCACATCCGCCAAAAAAGAACTCTTCATGGAGCTGATGGCCGATTCCGCCAAGGCCGTAATCGACCATTTCGGCAAGCATATCACCTATATAAACGTCCTGCGCAACATCAGCGTGGATTGCGATTGCGCCGGCACCCGCGCCCACGCGCCCACCATGAAGGATATCGGCATCCTGGCTTCCAATGACCTGCTCGCCATTGACCAGGCCGCGTGTGACCTCGTTTTTGCCGCGCCGGACAGCAAGGACGTTATCGAAAGAATCGAGAGCCGCCACGGCTTGCGGCAGCTTTCGGCCATGCGCGAAAAAAAGATGGGCAATCCGCAATACGAACTGATCACCGTTGAGTGA